A genomic window from Brassica oleracea var. oleracea cultivar TO1000 chromosome C8, BOL, whole genome shotgun sequence includes:
- the LOC106311018 gene encoding fibronectin-binding protein A — protein MVKSIIVIVAICLVSLPNPTVGSQKKPWPMPSDLANHNGNFGDSKASWACSESSDPNSPPSPPGSFPTIPNIPGIPNIPQIPIPQIPGIPNIPIPQIPGIPNIPIPQIPGIPIIPGLPNIPSLGGSFSPFESVLVSQSSELEKCLTGDKSKGSEKCFSQVFSSWADNDLSLDKECCEIVLNMDKKCNGHLHMMFKSHFFAPLLQYSCHIKHA, from the coding sequence ATGGTGAAGAGCATCATTGTCATCGTAGCTATATGCCTCGTCTCTCTACCAAATCCTACCGTGGGATCACAAAAGAAACCGTGGCCTATGCCGTCCGACCTAGCCAACCACAATGGAAATTTCGGTGACTCTAAGGCTTCTTGGGCTTGCTCCGAGTCATCCGATCCAAACTCTCCTCCTTCACCCCCTGGCTCGTTCCCCACTATCCCCAACATTCCCGGGATACCAAACATCCCTCAAATCCCTATCCCACAGATCCCAGGGATACCGAACATCCCTATCCCACAGATCCCAGGAATACCGAACATCCCTATCCCACAGATCCCAGGAATACCGATCATCCCTGGTCTACCTAACATTCCTAGTCTAGGAGGATCATTTAGCCCGTTCGAGTCTGTTCTCGTGTCGCAGTCCAGTGAGTTAGAGAAGTGTTTGACTGGGGATAAGTCGAAGGGGTCGGAGAAATGTTTCTCGCAGGTCTTTTCGAGTTGGGCAGATAACGACTTGTCTTTGGACAAAGAGTGTTGTGAGATCGTTTTGAATATGGACAAGAAGTGTAACGGCCATCTTCACATGATGTTCAAGAGCCATTTCTTTGCTCCTCTCCTTCAGTACTCTTGTCACATCAAGCACGCCTAG
- the LOC106311602 gene encoding uncharacterized protein LOC106311602, protein MEWATVQHLDLRHVGRGVSKPLQPHTAAFHPTQAVIAVAVGSHIMEFDALTGCKIASIDIGSPAVKMLYSPTSSNAVVAILEDCTIRSCDFETEQTCVLHSPEKRSEHISSDTEVHLAVTPLQPVVFFGFPKRMSVTVVGTIEGGRAPTKIKTDLKKPIVNIACHPRLPVLYVAYAEGLIRAYNIHTYAVHYTLQLDNTIKLIGASAFAFHPTLEWIFVGDRRGTLLAWDVSTERPNMIGITQVGSQPITSISWLPMLRVLVTVSKDGSLQVWKTRVIINPNRPSTQTNFFEPAAMESIDIPRILSQQGGEAVYPLPRIKTLEVHTKLNLAALIFANMAGNENTQNRAAQTREGRKQLFAVLQSARGSSASVLKEKLSSMGSSGILAEHQLQALLQEQHHKGQNQLTISDIARKAFLYSHFMEGHAKTAPISRLPLITVMDTKDQLKDIPVCQPFHLELNFFNKPNRVLHYPVRAFYIEGLDLMAHNLCSGTDSIYKKLYTSIPGNVEYHSKQIVYSRKRNLFLVVYEFSGATNEVVLYWENTGSQLPNSKGSTAKGCDAAFIGPNDDQFVILDEDKTGLSMYILPKLTTIEENEKNLLSEENQTKEENPSAIQGPQQFLFETEVDRVFSTPIESTLMFACNGTQLGLAKLFQGYRLSATDGHYISTQGEGRKSIRLKKHEIALQVQWQETPRGYVAGVLTTQRVLMVSADFDILASSSTKYDRGLPSFRSLLWVGPALLFSTTTAVCLLGWDGKVRTILSISTPYAALVGALNDRLLLANPTDISPKQKKGIEIKSCLVGLLEPLLIGFSTMQQTFQQKLDLSEILYQITTRFDSLRITPRSLDILASSPPVCGDLAVSLAQAGPQFNQVLRCTYAIKALRFSTALSVLKDEFLRSRDYPKCPPTSLLFQRFRQLGYACIKYGQFDYAKETFEVIGDNESLLDLFICHLNPSAMRRLAQKLEEESGDPELRRYCERILRARSTGWTQGIFANFAAESMVPKGPEWGGGNWDIKTPTDMKSIPQWELAGEVMPYMKSDDGTIPSIVADHIGVYLGCVKGRVNVVEIKEDSLVSKPGGLLSSLGKPLSDKPLALPAGESSSLMGLESLGKQSVADEQAKAAEEFKKTMYGAAGDGSSSDEEGVPKTKKLQIRIREKPTSTTVDVNKLKEATRTFKLGDGLGLPMSRTKSTSAGSQDLGEMLSQPSPSTTAPVSASAPVDPFAMSSWTQPPQPMSQPAPSGSTGMVAGPIPEDFFQNTIPSVEVAKTLLPAGTYLSKMDQIAQAAKNAPNQANNPTQPDIGLPGGGVPPTTQQPGVPYQTVGLPDGGVPPQFPGQTQGTPQLPGQTQGAPQVPVYSQPLDLSVLGVPNTDSGKPPGQPTSPPASVRPGQVPRGAAAPLCFKTGLAHLEQNQLPDALSCFDEAFLALAKDQSRGADIKAQATICAQYKIAVTLLREILRLQRVQGASALSAKDEMARLSRHLASLPLLAKHRINCIRTAIKRNMEVQNYGYSKQMLELLLSKAPASKQEELRGLVDLCVQRGTSNKSIDPLEDPSQLCSATLSRLSTIGYDVCDLCGAKFAALSSPGCIICGMGSIKRSDALAGPAPVSTPFG, encoded by the exons ATGGAATGGGCAACGGTGCAGCATCTGGATCTGCGCCACGTAGGTCGCGGTGTCAGCAAGCCGCTTCAGCCTCATACGGCGGCGTTTCATCCCACGCAGGCCGTAATCGCTGTCGCAGTCGGCTCTCACATCATGG AGTTTGATGCGTTAACTGGATGTAAGATTGCGTCCATTGATATTGGATCTCCAGCTGTTAAGATGTTGTATAGTCCTACTAGCAGCAACGCCGTCGTTGCCATTCTTGAG GATTGTACAATTAGGTCTTGTGACTTTGAAACGGAGCAGACTTGTGTCTTGCACTCTCCTGAGAAGAGGAGTGAGCACATTTCCTCTGATACAGAAGTCCATCTCGCAGTGACTCCACTCCAACCTGTTGTGTTTTTTGGATTCCCTAAAAGAATGAGTGTGACAG TTGTTGGAACTATTGAAGGTGGAAGAGCTCCGACGAAAATTAAGACAGACCTGAAGAAACCAATTGTGAACATTGCTTGCCATCCTCGGCTTCCTGTCCTG TATGTAGCATATGCAGAGGGGTTGATTAGAGCCTACAACATTCATACTTATGCTGTTCATTATACACTACAGC TGGATAATACTATTAAACTCATCGGTGCCAGTGCATTTGCTTTTCACCCGACACTAGAATGGATTTTTGTTGGAGATAGGAGGGGTACACTTTTAGCCTGGGATGTTTCAACTGAAAGACCCAATATGATTGGAAT TACGCAAGTGGGTTCGCAACCCATCACTTCAATATCTTGGCTTCCTATGTTGCGGGTACTTGTCACTGTGTCCAAGGATGGATCTCTTCAAGTGTGGAAGACTCGAGTTATAATAAATCCTAACAGGCCTTCGACACAAACTAACTTTTTTGAGCCTGCCG CTATGGAGTCAATAGACATTCCTCGAATTCTCTCTCAACAGGGTGGTGAAGCTGTTTACCCTTTACCACGAATCAAAACTTTAGAAGTTCATACAAAGCTGAACTTAGCAGCTTTAATTTTTGCA AACATGGCGGGTAATGAGAACACTCAAAATCGAGCAGCTCAGACCAGGGAAGGAAGAAAGCAGCTCTTTGCAGTTCTGCAAAGTGCTAGGGGGTCGTCAG CTTCTGTTCTAAAGGAAAAGCTTTCATCGATGGGTTCCTCTGGAATTTTAGCCGAGCATCAACTCCAAGCTCTGCTACAAGAGCAACATCACAAGGG CCAAAATCAGCTAACAATATCAGATATTGCACGGAAGGCATTCCTGTATAGT CATTTTATGGAGGGTCATGCCAAAACTGCTCCGATATCAAGGTTACCCCTTATTACCGTCATGGATACAAAGGATCAACTAAAAGACATTCCTGTTTGCCAG CCATTCCATTTGGAGCTGAATTTCTTCAACAAGCCAAATAGGGTCCTTCATTATCCTGTGAGGGCTTTTTATATTGAGGGCCTTGACCTCATGGCACACAATCTCTGTTCTGGAACGGACAGCATCTACAAGAAGCTGTACACATCG ATTCCCGGAAATGTAGAATATCACTCGAAACAAATTGTTTACAGTCGTAAAAGGAATCTCTTTCTGGTTGTCTATGAATTCAGTGGTGCTACAAATGAAGTTGTGCTTTACTGGGAAAATACAGGTTCTCAGCTGCCTAACAGTAAAGGAAGCACTGCTAAAG GTTGTGATGCTGCCTTTATCGGCCCAAATGATGATCAGTTTGTAATTCTCGACGAGGATAAGACAGGGCTGTCTATGTATATCCTCCCAAAACTTACCACAATCGAAGAGAATGAGAAGAATTTGTTATCTGAAGAGAACCAAACCAAGGAGGAGAATCCTTCCGCAATTCAGGGTCCTCAACAATTTTTGTTTGAGACGGAAGTTGATCGTGTTTTTTCCACACCGATAG AGTCCACTCTGATGTTTGCTTGTAATGGAACCCAACTTGGGCTGGCAAAGCTGTTTCAAGGTTACCGTCTCTCAGCTACAGATGGTCATTATATTTCAACACAAGGCGAAGGACGAAAATCAATCAGGTTGAAGAAACATGAAATAGCTCTTCAG GTTCAGTGGCAAGAAACCCCCAGAGGATATGTCGCAGGGGTATTAACAACCCAAAGGGTGTTGATGGTGTCTGCGGATTTTGATATATTGGCAAGCAGTTCGACAAAATATGATAGAGGCCTACCATCA TTTAGATCTCTTCTATGGGTTGGACCTGCCCTACTCTTTTCAACAACAACTGCTGTATGTTTGCTTGGCTGGGATGGGAAAGTGAGGACCATTCTTTCTATAAGTACACCATATGCAG CTCTAGTTGGTGCTCTGAATGACCGCCTTTTGCTCGCTAATCCCACTGATATAAGTCCGAAGCAGAAAAAAGGGATCGAAATCAAGAGCTGTCTTGTTGGGCTACTTGAACCACTTTTAATTGGATTTTCTACAATGCAACAAACGTTTCAGCAGAAACTGGACCTTTCTGAAATATTGTATCAAATAACAACAAG ATTTGATAGTTTGCGAATTACTCCAAGATCTCTTGATATTCTAGCTAGTAGCCCTCCAGTATGCGGAGACCTTGCTGTGTCACTAGCTCAAGCAGGGCCGCAGTTCAACCAG GTATTACGTTGTACATATGCAATCAAGGCTCTTCGGTTCTCCACCGCTTTGTCAGTTTTGAAGGACGAGTTCTTACGTTCGAGAGACTATCCAAAATGCCCTCCAACATCGCTTTTATTCCAGAGATTCCGGCAGCTTGGATATGCCTGTATCAA ATATGGTCAATTTGATTACGCAAAGGAGACTTTCGAAGTAATAGGTGACAACGAGAGCCTGCTAGATCTTTTCATATGCCATCTGAACCCTAGTGCTATGCGTCGTCTTGCCCAGAAATTGGAAGAAGAAAGCGGAGATCCTGAGTTGAGGCGATATTGTGAAAGGATTTTAAGAGCGCGGTCTACAGGATGGACCCAGGGGATTTTTGCTAATTTCGCAGCGGAGAGTATGGTTCCAAAAGGACCAGAATGGGGTGGTGGCAACTGGGATATAAAGACTCCAACCGACATGAAGAGCATACCTCAATGGGAGCTAGCTGGGGAAGTAATGCCATACATGAAGAGTGATGATGGAACCATACCCTCAATAGTAGCTGATCATATCGGTGTCTATTTGGGTTGCGTCAAAGGCAGAGTTAATGTGGTGGAGATTAAAGAAGACAGTTTAGTTTCGAAACCTGGAGGGCTTCTTAGTTCCTTGGGTAAACCTCTGTCAGATAAACCTTTGGCCCTTCCTGCTGGTGAATCCAGTTCCTTAATGGGTCTGGAATCTCTAGGGAAACAAAGCGTGGCTGATGAACAGGCGAAGGCTGCTGAGGAATTCAAGAAAACAATGTACGGGGCTGCTGGTGATGGCAGCAGCAGTGACGAGGAAGGTGTACCAAAAACTAAGAAGCTGCAAATTAGAATACGAGAAAAGCCAACATCTACCACTGTGGACGTCAATAAGCTTAAAGAAGCTACTAGAACGTTCAAACTCGGAGATGGGCTAGGCCTCCCAATGAGTAGAACAAAATCAACTAGTGCTGGATCCCAGGATTTGGGTGAGATGTTAAGCCAGCCTTCTCCCTCAACAACTGCTCCGGTTTCTGCATCTGCTCCTGTTGATCCTTTCGCAATGAGCTCATGGACTCAGCCTCCTCAGCCAATGTCCCAACCAGCTCCGTCTGGTAGTACGGGTATGGTAGCTGGTCCCATACCCGAAGACTTTTTCCAAAACACAATCCCATCTGTTGAGGTTGCCAAGACATTGCTCCCTGCTGGTACTTATCTTTCGAAAATGGACCAAATCGCTCAAGCTGCAAAGAATGCTCCAAACCAAGCAAACAATCCTACTCAGCCTGATATTGGTCTTCCTGGAGGTGGCGTTCCTCCGACAACTCAACAACCTGGTGTTCCATACCAGACCGTTGGACTCCCTGACGGCGGTGTTCCTCCACAGTTTCCTGGTCAGACTCAGGGGACGCCACAACTTCCTGGGCAGACTCAGGGAGCACCACAGGTTCCAGTTTATTCGCAGCCTCTTGATCTTAGCGTTCTTGGAGTTCCAAATACAGATTCTGGAAAGCCTCCTGGGCAGCCTACGTCTCCTCCTGCTTCAGTTCGTCCTGGACAG GTTCCACGTGGAGCAGCAGCTCCGCTTTGTTTCAAGACTGGACTTGCCCATCTTGAACAAAACCAGCTTCCAGATGCACTGTCTTGCTTCGACGAAGCATTCTTGGCGCTTGCTAAGGATCAATCACGTGGGGCTGATATCAAAGCTCAAGCCACTATCTGTGCTCAGTACAAGATAGCCGTTACTCTCCTTCGG GAAATCTTGAGGCTACAAAGAGTCCAAGGCGCAAGTGCATTAAGCGCAAAGGACGAAATGGCAAGACTCTCAAGGCATCTAGCTTCACTGCCACTTCTAGCAAAGCACCGCATAAACTGCATACGCACTGCAATCAAACGAAACATGGAAGTCCAAAACTACGGCTACTCCAAGCAGATGCTGGAACTGCTTTTATCAAAGGCACCAGCGAGCAAACAAGAAGAATTAAGAGGACTGGTCGATCTCTGTGTCCAAAGAGGCACTTCGAACAAATCCATCGACCCGCTTGAAGATCCTTCTCAGTTATGCTCAGCTACGCTCAGCAGGTTATCGACCATTGGGTACGATGTCTGCGATCTCTGTGGCGCAAAGTTTGCGGCTCTTTCGTCGCCTGGTTGTATCATTTGTGGTATGGGAAGCATTAAACGTTCTGATGCACTCGCTGGACCCGCACCTGTGTCCACACCGTTCGGCTAA